The Procambarus clarkii isolate CNS0578487 chromosome 7, FALCON_Pclarkii_2.0, whole genome shotgun sequence genome window below encodes:
- the LOC138357983 gene encoding nuclear pore complex protein DDB_G0274915-like, whose translation MGIWTTTTHTMGIWTTTTHTMGIWTTTTPTMGIWTTTTHTMGIWTTTTPTMGIWTTTTHTMGIWTTTTPTMGIWTTTTHTMGIWTTTTHTMGIWATTTPTMGIWTTTTPTMGIWTTTTHHGYMGNSTLYP comes from the coding sequence atGGGTATAtggaccactaccactcacaccatGGGTATAtggaccactaccactcacaccatGGGTATAtggaccactaccactcccacaatGGGTATAtggaccactaccactcacaccatGGGTATAtggaccactaccactcccacaatGGGTATAtggaccactaccactcacaccatGGGTATAtggaccactaccactcccacaatGGGTATAtggaccactaccactcacaccatGGGTATAtggaccactaccactcacaccatGGGTATATGGGCCACTACCACTCCCACCATGGGTATAtggaccactaccactcccaccaTGGGTATAtggaccactaccactcaccatggGTATATGGGCAACAGCACTTTATACCCATAG